A single region of the Vicia villosa cultivar HV-30 ecotype Madison, WI linkage group LG4, Vvil1.0, whole genome shotgun sequence genome encodes:
- the LOC131600101 gene encoding alkane hydroxylase MAH1-like, with translation MALFEYITLFVVILFIIILYIWRCNNNVLIPNWPIIGMLPSVLHNQSHIHDFATLVVKHHGGTFHFKGPWFTNIATFILTSDPMNVHHITSKNFINYGKGSDFHDIFENIGVGIFNLDFNEWKQERTLLHSLLKTKSFEISLQQIIQQKLENWLLPFLDHHASNGVQVLDLQDILERFTFDISCSFIFGIDPICHPYNFNEVSDIACVKAISVIEDTMLYRHYTPKHIWKLQKWLQIGQEKKGKVAQQNFEQFLSKCIATFKGDEENRRLISSEDVDESRTCLLKELIMKGGLGKDEVVENEKYISDTAGNLLSAGSGTISSALSWLFWLVSTHPIVEAKIIQEIKDKYLAAQEENFITNSSMDDLDKLVYLHGAICETLRLYPPVPFVHKCAVKSDILPSGDHVSANTKVIYSLYAMGRMEQIWGNDCLEFKPERWISDRGENIHVPSNKFIAFNAGPRSCLGKDVTLVQVKMVAAAMLWKFHIYVVEGQSVTPRVSAVLRMKHGFKVKVSKRSI, from the coding sequence ATGGCCTTGTTTGAGTATATCACTTTATTTGTAGTCATTCTCTTCatcataattttatatatatggaGATGCAACAACAATGTTCTTATACCAAATTGGCCAATCATTGGCATGCTACCATCAGTTTTGCATAATCAATCCCATATTCATGATTTTGCAACTTTAGTTGTGAAACATCATGGAGGAACTTTTCATTTCAAAGGACCTTGGTTCACAAACATTGCCACCTTTATCCTCACTAGTGATCCCATGAATGTGCACCACATCACCAGCAAGAATTTCATCAACTATGGGAAAGGGTCTGATTTCCATGACATATTTGAAAACATCGGTGTTGGCATTTTCAATTTGGATTTCAACGAATGGAAGCAAGAGAGAACACTACTTCATTCATTGCTCAAAACAAAAAGTTTTGAGATATCCCTTCAACAAATAATTCAACAGAAGCTGGAGAATTGGCTATTACCATTTCTCGATCATCATGCATCAAACGGTGTACAAGTACTTGATTTACAAGATATTCTTGAGAGGTTTACCTTTGATATAAGTTGCTCTTTTATATTTGGTATTGATCCCATTTGCCATCCTTACAATTTCAATGAAGTCTCAGATATTGCTTGTGTAAAAGCTATTTCTGTGATTGAGGATACAATGTTGTATAGGCACTATACTCCAAAACATATTTGGAAGTTACAAAAATGGCTTCAAATTGGTCAAGAGAAGAAAGGCAAGGTAGCTCAACAAAATTTTGAACAATTCCTGTCCAAATGTATAGCTACTTTCAAAGGTGATGAAGAGAATAGAAGATTGATAAGCAGTGAAGATGTGGACGAAAGTCGTACATGCTTGCTAAAGGAACTAATAATGAAGGGAGGCTTGGGAAAGGATGAAGTGGTTGAGAATGAGAAGTATATTAGTGACACTGCAGGAAATCTCTTGAGTGCAGGAAGTGGAACAATTAGTTCAGCTCTCAGTTGGTTGTTTTGGCTTGTTTCAACTCATCCTATAGTGGAAGCTAAAATCATTCAAGAGATCAAAGATAAGTATTTAGCAGCACAAGAGGAGAATTTCATCACAAATTCAAGTATGGATGACCTTGATAAGCTAGTTTACCTTCATGGAGCTATATGTGAAACCTTAAGGCTTTATCCTCCTGTTCCATTTGTGCACAAGTGTGCAGTCAAATCTGATATACTACCTAGTGGAGACCATGTTAGTGCAAATACAAAGGTAATATATTCTTTGTATGCAATGGGAAGGATGGAACAAATATGGGGAAACGATTGCTTGGAATTTAAGCCAGAGAGATGGATATCAGATAGAGGAGAGAATATACATGTGCCGTCTAACAAGTTCATAGCATTCAATGCAGGTCCAAGAAGTTGTTTGGGAAAAGATGTTACCTTAGTTCAAGTGAAAATGGTTGCAGCTGCTATGTTATGGAAGTTTCATATATATGTTGTGGAAGGTCAATCTGTAACTCCAAGGGTTTCTGCTGTACTTCGCATGAAACATGGTTTTAAGGTTAAAGTCAGTAAAAGAAGCATATGA